The Pseudomonas sp. G2-4 genome window below encodes:
- the rssC gene encoding anti-sigma factor antagonist RssC yields MSTGRIQFAEQDGTFVLKFVGEVRLTLCSALDATIERIFTALNFSAIVIDLTETRSIDSTTLGLLAKLSILSRQKVGLLPTVVTTHNDITRLLQSMGFDQVFNIVGDPVPCPECLDDLPDQDQSEEEVRIKVLEAHKILMGLNDSNREAFHDLVNALERP; encoded by the coding sequence ATGAGTACCGGTAGAATCCAGTTCGCCGAGCAGGACGGCACCTTCGTCCTGAAGTTTGTCGGTGAAGTGCGCCTGACCCTGTGTTCGGCGCTGGATGCGACTATTGAGCGGATCTTCACTGCGCTGAACTTCAGCGCCATCGTGATCGACCTGACCGAAACCCGCAGCATCGACAGCACCACCCTGGGCCTGCTGGCCAAACTGTCGATCCTGTCGCGGCAAAAGGTCGGCCTGCTGCCGACCGTGGTCACCACCCACAACGACATCACTCGCCTGCTGCAGTCCATGGGCTTTGATCAGGTGTTCAACATCGTTGGCGATCCCGTGCCATGCCCTGAATGCCTGGACGACCTGCCTGATCAGGACCAGTCTGAAGAAGAAGTGCGGATCAAGGTGCTTGAAGCCCACAAGATCCTCATGGGGCTCAACGACTCCAATCGTGAAGCGTTCCATGACCTGGTGAATGCGCTGGAGCGGCCTTGA
- the tal gene encoding transaldolase — protein sequence MTSKLEQLKQFTTVVADTGDFEAIARVKPVDATTNPSLLLKASAIQGYAELLNACVADCKGDVGLASDRFGVAVGQEILKVIPGRISTEVDARLSFDTEAVLKRAHRLIDLYEKAGVGRDRVLIKIASTWEGIRAAEQLEREGIQCNLTLLFSFAQAAACADAGVFLISPFVGRIYDWYKKTNGNDYTGADDPGVQSVTRIYNYYKANDYKTVVMGASFRNLNQIEQLAGCDRLTVSPELLEKLAADEGKLERKLAPGQAGEARLILNEAQFRWLSNEDAMATEKLAEGIRQFARDQEKLEALLQAKL from the coding sequence ATGACTTCCAAGCTGGAACAACTCAAACAATTCACTACCGTCGTGGCCGATACCGGCGACTTCGAAGCCATCGCCCGCGTTAAACCCGTGGATGCCACCACCAACCCTTCCCTGCTGCTCAAGGCTTCGGCCATCCAGGGCTACGCCGAGTTGCTGAACGCCTGCGTCGCGGACTGCAAGGGTGACGTCGGCCTGGCCAGCGACCGTTTTGGCGTAGCGGTTGGGCAAGAGATTCTGAAGGTGATTCCGGGACGCATCTCCACTGAAGTGGATGCGCGCCTGTCGTTCGACACCGAGGCCGTGTTGAAGCGTGCGCATCGTCTGATCGACCTGTACGAAAAAGCCGGCGTTGGCCGGGATCGCGTGCTGATCAAGATCGCTTCCACCTGGGAAGGGATTCGCGCCGCCGAGCAGTTGGAGCGTGAAGGCATCCAGTGCAACCTGACCTTGCTGTTCTCCTTCGCCCAGGCCGCAGCCTGTGCCGATGCTGGGGTGTTCCTGATTTCTCCGTTCGTGGGCCGTATCTACGACTGGTACAAGAAGACCAATGGCAACGACTACACCGGTGCCGATGATCCAGGCGTGCAGTCGGTGACGCGCATCTACAACTACTACAAGGCCAATGACTACAAGACCGTGGTCATGGGCGCGAGCTTCCGTAACCTCAATCAGATCGAGCAACTGGCCGGCTGCGACCGCTTGACCGTCAGCCCGGAGCTGCTGGAGAAACTGGCCGCCGACGAAGGCAAGCTGGAGCGCAAACTGGCGCCAGGGCAAGCCGGGGAAGCACGTTTGATCCTCAATGAAGCCCAATTCCGTTGGTTGTCCAACGAGGATGCCATGGCGACTGAAAAACTGGCGGAAGGTATTCGTCAGTTTGCCCGAGACCAGGAGAAACTGGAGGCGTTGCTGCAAGCCAAGCTTTGA
- the dusA gene encoding tRNA dihydrouridine(20/20a) synthase DusA: MLDKQSFSPVNARPTLSRRFSVAPMMDWTDPHCRFFLRILSKHALLYTEMVTTGALLNGDHERFLRHHEAEHPLALQLGGSVPADLAACARMAQEHGYDEVNLNVGCPSDRVQNNMIGACLMGHPDLVADCVKAMRDAVSIPVTVKHRIGINGRDSYEQLCEFVGTVREAGCTSFTVHARIAILEGLSPKENRDIPPLRYDVAARLKADFPELEIVLNGGIKTLEACHEHLETFDGVMLGREAYHNPYLLAEVDQQLFGSTAPVITRAEALAQLRPYIANHLAAGGAMHHITRHVLGLGTGFPGARRFRQLLSVDIHKTKDPLALLDQAGQLLEGR, translated from the coding sequence ATGCTAGATAAACAGAGCTTTAGCCCAGTAAATGCAAGGCCTACGCTGTCTCGGCGCTTTAGTGTTGCACCCATGATGGATTGGACCGACCCCCACTGCCGGTTCTTCCTACGCATCCTCTCCAAACACGCCCTGCTCTACACCGAAATGGTCACCACCGGCGCGCTACTCAACGGCGACCACGAACGCTTCCTCCGGCATCACGAAGCCGAACACCCACTGGCCCTGCAACTGGGCGGCAGTGTCCCTGCCGACCTGGCCGCCTGTGCACGGATGGCTCAAGAGCACGGCTACGACGAGGTCAACCTCAACGTCGGCTGCCCCAGCGACCGGGTGCAGAACAATATGATCGGCGCGTGCCTGATGGGGCATCCGGACTTGGTGGCCGATTGTGTTAAGGCGATGCGCGATGCGGTGTCGATTCCGGTGACGGTCAAGCATCGGATCGGGATCAATGGAAGGGACAGTTACGAGCAATTGTGTGAGTTCGTCGGGACGGTGCGCGAGGCCGGTTGCACGAGTTTCACCGTGCATGCGCGGATTGCGATCCTGGAGGGGTTGTCGCCGAAGGAGAATCGCGACATCCCGCCCTTGCGGTATGACGTGGCCGCGCGGTTGAAAGCGGACTTTCCCGAGCTGGAGATTGTGCTCAACGGCGGGATCAAGACGCTGGAGGCGTGCCATGAGCATTTGGAGACGTTCGACGGCGTGATGCTGGGGCGCGAGGCCTATCACAACCCATATTTGCTGGCCGAGGTGGATCAGCAGCTGTTCGGCAGCACGGCGCCGGTGATCACGCGGGCCGAGGCGTTGGCGCAGTTGCGGCCTTATATCGCTAATCATCTGGCCGCTGGTGGCGCGATGCATCACATCACCCGTCATGTACTCGGGTTGGGCACTGGCTTCCCGGGAGCACGACGGTTTCGGCAGTTGTTGTCGGTGGATATTCACAAGACCAAGGATCCGTTGGCGTTGCTGGATCAGGCCGGGCAATTGCTGGAAGGACGTTAA
- a CDS encoding site-specific integrase yields MATIRARKLADGSVSYTAQIRIKRDGVQVYQESQTFARKQAAQAWARKRESELDEPGAIERASREGVTLKEMIDRYLIEVEKARPLGKTKRATLTAIGETYMGKLDDTQVNTQCLVDYALWRMSPEGGGVQPQTAGNDLAHLGAVLSIGKDAWGYQLDPLAMGGARRVLRKLGYNLKSRERDRRPTLDELGKLMKHYQDMQARRRSIINMMKVVGFALFSTRRLDEITRIRWDDLDEPGQRVLVRDMKNPGQKIGNDVWCYLPDEAWKILQTMPRAGEDIFPYSPESISTSWAKACKLLNIQDLHFHDLRHEGVSRLFEMDWDIPRVASVSGHRDWNSLRRYTHLRGKGDRYIGWEWHEEILRAPVQLGAASMKWLKRRVLTR; encoded by the coding sequence ATGGCGACTATCAGGGCAAGAAAACTGGCGGATGGGTCTGTTAGCTACACGGCTCAGATCCGCATCAAGCGCGACGGAGTGCAAGTCTATCAAGAGAGCCAGACCTTCGCCCGAAAACAGGCGGCGCAGGCCTGGGCGCGCAAGCGTGAATCCGAACTGGATGAACCTGGTGCGATTGAGCGAGCGAGTCGCGAAGGCGTCACGCTCAAAGAGATGATTGACCGGTATTTGATCGAGGTTGAGAAAGCCCGGCCGCTGGGCAAGACGAAACGAGCAACGCTCACGGCAATTGGCGAAACGTACATGGGCAAGCTGGACGATACCCAGGTCAACACGCAATGCCTGGTCGATTACGCGCTATGGCGGATGAGTCCCGAGGGGGGAGGCGTCCAGCCGCAGACCGCCGGCAACGACTTGGCCCACCTCGGCGCAGTGCTTTCCATCGGCAAGGACGCTTGGGGTTACCAGCTTGATCCTCTGGCGATGGGGGGCGCACGGCGCGTACTGCGCAAGCTCGGCTACAACTTGAAAAGCCGCGAGCGTGACCGGCGCCCTACGCTGGACGAGCTGGGCAAGCTCATGAAGCATTACCAGGACATGCAGGCTCGGCGTCGAAGCATCATCAACATGATGAAAGTGGTGGGCTTCGCCCTGTTCTCGACTCGCCGTCTCGACGAAATAACCCGGATTCGCTGGGACGACCTCGACGAGCCCGGCCAGCGCGTGTTGGTTCGCGACATGAAGAACCCAGGCCAGAAGATCGGCAACGACGTGTGGTGTTACCTGCCAGACGAGGCCTGGAAGATCCTCCAGACTATGCCCCGTGCCGGGGAAGATATTTTCCCCTACAGCCCTGAATCAATCTCCACGTCCTGGGCGAAGGCCTGCAAGCTATTGAATATCCAAGATCTGCACTTCCATGACCTCCGTCACGAAGGTGTAAGCCGTCTGTTCGAAATGGACTGGGATATCCCCCGGGTGGCGAGCGTTTCGGGGCATCGGGACTGGAATTCGTTGAGGCGCTACACACACCTACGCGGCAAAGGTGACCGCTACATAGGGTGGGAATGGCACGAAGAGATATTGAGGGCGCCCGTCCAACTGGGCGCCGCATCAATGAAGTGGCTTAAAAGGCGTGTTTTAACCCGTTGA
- a CDS encoding pyocin activator PrtN family protein yields MNTAFILMAQYDGQAIISLEQVCRDYFTHLTPDMFQRKVMSGQIKIPITRLERSQKSAKGIHITDLAAYLDLQRAAAVKENSQLNGLKHAF; encoded by the coding sequence ATGAACACAGCATTTATCCTGATGGCCCAGTACGACGGCCAGGCGATTATCTCGCTGGAGCAGGTTTGCCGGGACTACTTCACGCACCTGACGCCTGACATGTTTCAACGCAAGGTGATGAGCGGGCAGATCAAGATCCCCATCACCCGCCTGGAACGTAGCCAGAAGTCGGCAAAGGGAATTCATATCACCGACTTGGCTGCGTATCTCGATCTACAGCGCGCAGCCGCGGTTAAAGAGAACAGCCAGCTCAACGGGTTAAAACACGCCTTTTAA